One genomic segment of Cerasicoccus sp. TK19100 includes these proteins:
- a CDS encoding glycoside hydrolase family 16 protein — translation MILGVSMLLLGAACSKNELPPVPLASAPPDAGRAMDAALDGAESTSPQPIINPTGEELVLVFEDDFNTGELDLDVWVSREYGEAGIKNDTLRGPENLEVKDGNLLLHVRKEEREHKGKTAQWTAGYVYMREPLPLNSYVEARFKPGDASGVNNAFWLACVNVDGAGETRDKYEIDIVETRRDTELENTGRGHLAWHDWKGYRYIFNEDGKHSHIAQGTNIRHTWDDYHVWGLWYGEDETIFTFDGKEVWRGKSHFQYVDQWWTGIGKFDRWHPDYEKEAYGNHGQDDWVYRGGYNGDRMKVIFSNIPWDSPWTPLTDEADGDVMSVDYLRIFRPRRMLNRKPEEVVILADQQRVQLIGDTQQLSSDLVTLGEGASSEFDLAKPVAIEGRLPHYFSLEVKKESPTDFSVQFYNAIKAMTLSARVDRDNDLAIGLRDRPVGWDNKSEDFKSLASTKTAFPSSESQTPFFGNGEDFLLVIRVTPGAANERDSVSMIAYPLPLPAEIQEPYFYPNIDAEGNTNMTNGWPINQKRQSKAMLHSVAVVNNGPGEITIGQFRSGNNFHSVLPSGQ, via the coding sequence ATGATCCTGGGTGTCTCCATGCTCCTGCTTGGTGCCGCCTGTAGTAAAAATGAGTTGCCGCCAGTACCTCTTGCCAGTGCTCCACCTGATGCTGGTAGGGCAATGGACGCAGCGCTAGATGGAGCTGAGTCGACATCACCGCAACCGATCATTAATCCAACGGGGGAGGAGCTGGTTTTGGTGTTCGAAGATGATTTTAACACCGGAGAACTGGATCTCGATGTATGGGTGTCGCGTGAGTATGGTGAAGCGGGCATCAAAAATGACACGCTTCGCGGCCCTGAAAATCTGGAGGTCAAAGATGGCAATCTCTTGCTCCATGTTCGAAAGGAGGAGCGTGAACATAAAGGTAAGACTGCGCAATGGACTGCCGGTTATGTTTACATGCGTGAACCCCTGCCGCTCAACAGTTACGTTGAGGCACGCTTTAAGCCGGGTGACGCTAGCGGAGTTAATAACGCCTTCTGGCTAGCTTGTGTGAATGTGGATGGCGCGGGTGAGACGCGTGATAAGTACGAAATCGATATTGTTGAAACTCGTCGAGACACAGAGCTTGAGAATACGGGCCGCGGGCATCTTGCTTGGCACGACTGGAAAGGCTATCGATACATCTTTAACGAGGACGGCAAGCACAGCCATATCGCCCAGGGAACGAATATAAGACACACGTGGGATGATTACCATGTCTGGGGGCTCTGGTACGGTGAAGACGAGACCATCTTTACCTTCGATGGCAAAGAAGTCTGGCGCGGTAAATCACACTTTCAGTATGTCGACCAGTGGTGGACAGGGATTGGCAAATTTGATCGATGGCATCCTGATTATGAAAAGGAGGCCTATGGAAATCATGGTCAGGATGATTGGGTCTATCGTGGCGGCTATAATGGCGATAGAATGAAGGTCATCTTTAGCAACATTCCCTGGGATAGCCCTTGGACGCCGCTTACCGACGAGGCTGATGGCGATGTCATGTCGGTGGATTATCTGAGAATCTTTCGTCCGCGGCGGATGCTGAATCGTAAGCCGGAAGAGGTGGTTATTCTGGCGGATCAGCAGCGTGTCCAACTGATTGGGGATACGCAGCAGCTGTCATCCGATCTTGTTACGCTCGGAGAGGGCGCTTCGAGCGAATTTGATTTGGCAAAGCCTGTCGCTATCGAGGGGCGTCTTCCGCACTACTTTAGTTTGGAGGTCAAAAAAGAATCTCCGACGGACTTCTCAGTCCAATTCTATAATGCCATCAAGGCGATGACGCTCTCTGCCCGCGTTGATCGTGACAATGATCTGGCCATCGGTTTGCGTGACCGGCCTGTGGGCTGGGATAACAAGTCAGAGGATTTTAAGAGCTTGGCATCGACGAAGACTGCCTTTCCATCCTCTGAAAGCCAGACGCCGTTCTTCGGCAATGGTGAGGATTTTCTATTGGTGATCCGTGTGACTCCTGGCGCTGCAAATGAGCGGGATAGCGTCAGCATGATTGCTTATCCGCTACCGCTTCCGGCAGAAATCCAAGAGCCGTATTTTTATCCCAATATCGACGCCGAGGGTAACACCAACATGACGAACGGTTGGCCGATCAACCAGAAAAGACAAAGCAAGGCGATGCTGCATTCAGTTGCGGTCGTAAACAATGGGCCTGGTGAGATAACGATAGGGCAGTTTCGCTCGGGCAATAACTTCCACAGCGTCCTACCCAGCGGGCAATAG
- a CDS encoding type II secretion system protein, translated as MPQIKEVKQGFTLVELLTVVAIIAILGAILIPVVGNIKHSAHNTKCASNLRQLGLATISYVQENESTLPQLDYTFVETLFPYIYPNRADSVPEIKSGEAFPEGLMNTVFECPSMDHDVINARGYAINDRLAYIQIVETDNGNKPNKWNLPISIIENPALTAIFSDTYTTSSMTAAMLPTQVQSLERHDHNNVVFLDGHVEEIMPDDPRVEEIHGPFWKGKRAY; from the coding sequence ATGCCCCAAATCAAAGAAGTTAAACAAGGATTCACGCTGGTGGAATTACTCACCGTGGTTGCCATCATCGCAATCCTCGGTGCCATCCTCATCCCAGTCGTTGGCAATATTAAACACTCGGCGCATAATACAAAATGCGCCTCTAACCTTCGCCAACTTGGCCTTGCGACCATAAGCTATGTTCAGGAGAACGAGTCCACCTTACCGCAGTTGGATTACACCTTCGTCGAAACCCTTTTCCCCTATATTTACCCAAATCGCGCGGATAGCGTGCCAGAAATTAAAAGCGGCGAGGCGTTCCCGGAAGGCTTGATGAACACCGTCTTTGAATGCCCATCAATGGACCATGATGTCATAAATGCCCGAGGATACGCCATCAATGATCGCTTGGCCTACATCCAAATAGTCGAGACCGACAACGGTAATAAACCAAACAAGTGGAACCTCCCCATATCAATCATCGAAAACCCAGCGCTAACCGCAATTTTCTCAGACACCTACACAACCAGCAGCATGACTGCCGCTATGCTCCCAACACAGGTCCAATCATTGGAGCGTCACGATCATAACAATGTCGTTTTCCTCGACGGCCACGTCGAAGAGATTATGCCCGACGATCCACGCGTTGAAGAGATTCACGGACCTTTCTGGAAAGGAAAACGCGCCTACTGA
- a CDS encoding glycosyl hydrolase family 28 protein: protein MKKLILFVSSLVSIPLFALQLHVSNFGAIPDDGIDDTKAINDAIAQGNNNTIIFAPGVYDLITPDPEPDRYLKISSLHNVTLQGAVTSAGRPDTTLLRHLTVEEMASPPRTAYIYNGSNITLKNFIIDNTPHLCTSGEITEKYTLSDGTQGIRVAIFPGLPMDADMPCYSANAWNPDTQDLKEGVESLTYTTSPGDWTIHDATNRIMDLNNPTGLDFYNDIEVGEFISWHYGWDGKHQLQAVNTDGVTFENLTIRNAVNMAIIFGACSDITLTDITMRPSGNQLPVGPRDGIHISRCTGAVNISNLDITGVRWDGLVVRTPYARILNITGANSLNMAVEMNTFSQPIAANSILTFVDSNGQWTDLNVNNAYQYDMQNDESYYAVTLNANLPSFAQPGTNLHVGGLAPSSVNISDSNFESIAGASMILLTNDVTVENTSHRKIMFEAIHMGAHAAEGITGDNIQILNSTFDSCGWLGKWGQPAGSIILYNAHNVATEDRLQNAVISNNLFTNQLYDASIPSIYLAHINGVTLNGNTFENVFKGMKFDTSTASNYTVTNNEIIIDNTRNTTTYSEVSGNFNNSSLQGYNGSNTRYAWWSGAKAEWTFIAPKSSNYDVYIYVVEHANADSNALISVESDSTLAQYSVDFTSGGSGWRYLGTYPYTGQASYTISNQGQGGYLRADAVRFVQQ, encoded by the coding sequence ATGAAAAAATTAATCCTATTCGTATCTTCGTTAGTCAGCATTCCCCTCTTCGCACTGCAACTGCATGTTAGCAACTTTGGCGCGATACCAGACGACGGAATCGATGACACCAAGGCAATTAATGACGCGATAGCTCAAGGAAACAACAATACGATCATCTTTGCCCCAGGCGTTTATGATCTCATCACTCCAGACCCGGAACCAGATCGTTACTTAAAGATCAGCTCGCTGCACAATGTCACCCTTCAAGGCGCAGTGACTTCCGCCGGGAGGCCCGACACCACGCTACTTCGCCATCTCACGGTTGAAGAAATGGCCAGTCCTCCTCGCACGGCTTATATTTATAACGGCAGTAACATAACTCTGAAAAACTTCATCATCGACAACACCCCCCACCTTTGTACATCCGGAGAGATTACGGAAAAATATACCCTTTCCGATGGAACTCAAGGCATTCGGGTTGCGATATTCCCAGGGCTCCCAATGGATGCTGACATGCCCTGCTATTCAGCCAATGCCTGGAACCCTGACACACAGGACCTCAAAGAAGGTGTCGAAAGCCTGACCTACACAACTTCCCCGGGTGATTGGACCATCCATGACGCAACTAACCGGATTATGGACCTGAACAATCCAACCGGACTCGATTTCTACAACGATATCGAAGTAGGCGAATTCATTTCCTGGCACTACGGATGGGATGGGAAGCACCAATTGCAAGCTGTGAATACTGATGGCGTGACGTTCGAGAATCTGACGATCCGCAATGCCGTAAACATGGCCATAATCTTCGGTGCCTGCTCAGACATCACCTTGACCGACATCACGATGCGACCTTCAGGTAATCAGTTGCCAGTTGGGCCACGAGACGGCATCCATATCTCGCGATGCACCGGCGCAGTGAATATCTCTAACCTGGACATCACCGGCGTTCGCTGGGATGGCTTGGTCGTTCGCACTCCTTACGCCAGAATTCTCAATATTACTGGTGCCAATAGCCTGAATATGGCCGTGGAAATGAACACCTTTAGCCAACCAATCGCCGCCAATAGCATCCTGACTTTCGTTGACTCCAATGGACAGTGGACCGACCTCAACGTAAACAACGCTTATCAATACGATATGCAAAATGACGAAAGCTACTATGCGGTGACGCTTAATGCCAACCTACCAAGCTTCGCCCAACCCGGGACCAATCTACATGTTGGCGGCCTGGCACCTAGCTCTGTCAATATTTCCGACAGCAATTTCGAGAGCATTGCCGGAGCTTCAATGATCCTTCTGACCAATGATGTAACCGTCGAGAACACATCGCACCGCAAAATCATGTTTGAAGCGATTCATATGGGCGCACACGCCGCAGAAGGAATCACCGGTGACAACATCCAAATCTTGAATTCGACATTCGACAGCTGTGGATGGCTAGGCAAATGGGGCCAACCCGCTGGCAGCATTATCCTCTACAACGCACACAATGTCGCCACCGAAGATCGTCTGCAAAATGCCGTCATTTCAAATAATCTATTTACCAATCAGCTCTACGATGCGTCTATTCCCTCCATCTACCTGGCGCACATCAACGGCGTCACACTCAATGGAAACACCTTTGAGAATGTCTTCAAGGGAATGAAATTCGACACCTCGACGGCAAGCAACTACACCGTCACGAACAACGAAATAATCATCGATAATACTCGTAATACGACGACCTACTCCGAAGTTTCGGGCAATTTCAACAACAGCTCACTCCAAGGCTATAATGGCTCCAATACCCGCTATGCCTGGTGGAGCGGCGCAAAAGCTGAGTGGACCTTTATCGCGCCCAAGTCATCCAATTACGATGTCTACATCTATGTGGTCGAGCATGCCAATGCCGACTCCAACGCATTGATTTCTGTCGAGAGCGACAGCACACTGGCTCAGTATAGCGTCGACTTCACGTCCGGTGGCAGCGGGTGGCGCTACCTGGGAACCTATCCCTATACCGGCCAGGCCTCCTACACGATCTCCAATCAGGGACAGGGTGGCTACTTACGCGCCGACGCCGTACGCTTTGTTCAACAATAA